The Sandaracinus amylolyticus genomic interval GGGTGCGCCCGAGCGCGGGCCGCTCGACGCGGCGCAGGTCGTAGCTCGCGAGCGCCTCACCGACGTCGGCCGCGTCCTGCCACGCGAGGTCCTCGCGCGCGACCGCGCTGGCGAGCGCGCGCACCGCACGGACCATCGCGTCGCTCGAGGGCGCGCGCGCCGCACACAGCGCACGGACGACCGCCGACGCGTGCGCGAGCGACGCGCTCTCTCCGGACCACACCGCCGCGTTCGCCGCTAGCCACTTCAGCGCGCGACGCACCGTCGGCTCGCCGGGATTGCCGTCGATCGCGATCAGCGCGTCGAGCGCGAGCGCAGTGCGCACCACGACGTGCGGCGCGCCGCCGCCGCCGAGCTTCGCGATCGCGGGCCAGCTCCCGTCTTCGCTCTGGCGAGCACGGATCCACGCACCCGCGCGCGCGAGCGCGCCCTCGAGGTCCGCGTCCGACGCGCTCGGACGGCGCCGCAGGACGGCGTCGATCGCACGACACGCGAGCGCGGTCGCCTCGAGATCGCCTTCGTGATCACGCGGGATGTCGCGCGCGGTGCGCGTCGCGAAGCCGCCATGCGACGTCTGACACTCGAGCAGCGCGCGCACGCCTTCGGCGAGGTCGGTGATCGGCTCTTCGCCCCACGCGGTTCCGTCGAGGAGCAGGAGCAGCAGATCGGCGAGCGCCTCGGTGCGCCACGAGCCGGTCTCGATCAAGCGCGGCACACCTTCCACGGCGAGGCGACGCCGCGCGATCGTCATGCGCGCGGCCATCGCGGGCCGCATCGTGCCCGACGTGATCACGCGGATCATGCGCGCGGCGGGCGCCGCGACCTCCGCGTCGGGAACGCTTCCGAGCACACGCGCGATCGCCTCGAGCTCGGTCAGCAACACGCCGTGCGTGCGCGCCATCGCGTCCTGCACCGGCACGTCCGCGGCATCGCTCGCGCGCGGCTCGTCCGCCTCGGGCGGCTGCAGCGGATCGGCCGTGCGCACGAAGCGCGAGAGCACGGGGATCGGATGCGTCGGCGTGCTCTCGCCGCGATATCGATCACGCAGTCGGCGCGGAACCGCGATCGCCGCGGGCCACTGCATCCACTCGCCGTACTGCGAGAGCGCGCCCGGCACGCGGAGGAGATCACCGTCCTTCGTCGCGTCCGCGACGGTCGCGCCGATCGCCTGCGCCGCGATCTTGAGGAACGCGCTGCCGAAGCTCCGGCGTCGCAGATCCGACGCCGCGAGGATCATCATCGTGCGGCGCCGCTCCGCGTCGCTCGCGCGCAGCGTGCGGAACATCGCGCGGCGCACCTCCGTCGCGCTCGCGTCCTCGCGGCGGAAGCAGTGATAGAGCGCGTTCGAGAGCAGCTCGGGGATGTACCCGCGGCGCTCGCGCGCGTACTCCTCGACGTTCGCGGCGCGCGCCACGGCGCGCGCGTCGAGCATGCCCATCGTCATGCCGATCGCGGTCATCGGGTGCACGTGACCGAGCGCGTCGCCGACGAGCATCGTGTCGCCGCGGCCGAACTCCGCGCGCGGACGGAATCGATTCGCCGCCCAGCCGCTCGGGCCACGCTCGATCGCCGCGCGGAACGCCGGGACCATCTTCGGCGGCAGCACCGCGTGGAACGCGTCCCAGAGGAAGCCCGGGGTGCGCGCGCGCGCGCCGAGGCTCACCGGCACGTCGAGACAGCCGCGGACCACGTCGTCGCTGATGCGATAGAAGAGCGCAGGCCCCGGACCGCCGAGCACGACGTGCCCGAATCCCTCGAAGGGCAGCTCGCAATTCCGCAGCTCGACCGCCGCCATGTACGAGAGCAGCGTGCTGTTCTCGCGGTATCCGAGCGACTGCCGCACCACCGATCCGCGCCCGTCGGCGCCGATGATGCGCCCCGCGCGCAGCTCGAACGCGGTGTGCGACTCGCGATCTTCGCAGCGCAGGAGATCGCCCTCGACGGCGGTCACGCGTGCCATCGAGATCCACTCGATGCCCGGCACGCCACGCGCGACGTCGCGGATCGCCTCGACGATCTCCGAGTGCTCGGCCGACAAGGCGATGCCCTCGGCATACGGCATCTCGATCGGCGCGCTGCGATCGTCGGGACAGATCACGAACCCGTAGCCAGTGCGCGCGTGCGCCCCGTCGAGGTGCCCGATCCGCAGCTCGTCGAGCACCTCGACCGCCGTCGGATGGAGCCACTCGCCCGCGAAGCGCCGCGCGGCGCGCGGATCTGCCTCGAGGAGCGCGACCTTCGCGCCGCGACGCGCGAACGCGATCGCGGTGGTCGCACCGACCGGACCGCCGCCCACGACGGCGACGTCGTAGCTGCTTCGACTCGCACGCATGACTGCCTCGCTCCTGACAGCGTCAATACACGAAGGGAATCATCTTGAAGGTCGCGCGCTTGCAGTACTGCTCCCACAGAGGGCCGTACTTCTCGCGACACTTCTTGTCGTCTCGCCACGCGCGGTGGACGAGCAGACAGATGAGCCAGGTGGGCAACAGGAACGGGACGAACGACTCGCCCCACGCCAGCAGCACGAACGACCAATAGACGAGGATCTCGCCCGTGTAGTTCAGCTTGCGGCCGATCCCCCAGAAGCCGGAGACCAGGATCTTCCCGCCGATCGTCTCCGCGGGACGACCCCAGATCTTCACGCTCGGATCGCGCTTGAACTCGTCCTTCTGCTGGTTCGATCCGCGGAAGATCCAGAGCCCGAGCACGAACATCAGCGGCAGTGCGACCAGCGCCCAGGGCGGGAGATCACCGGTCTCGTCGACGAGGTACCAGCCCGTGACCGAGTACGCGAAGGGCACGAATGCGTAGTCACCCCACACGAGCATGAAGCCGAAACGCTCGGCCACGATGTCCCACGTGTAGAGCATTCCGTACTCGAACTGGAAGTAGTTGAAGACGTACACGAACGTGAACGCCTGATAGAGGATCATCGCCTGCGAGAGCTCGCCGTACTTCGCGTACTGCACCGCGGCGAACGACATGTTCAAGAGCGCCAGTCCGATCAGCGACGGGCGATAGCTGAACATCTTCGCGTCGAGGCTCATCCACTTCGGATTGAGCTCCACGCCGTACCAGAGGTCCTCGATCAGCCCGAGCGCGCTCTGCGTGCCCGCCGCGCTCCCGGTCGCGTTGCCGTGCGCGTCGACGCCGGTGATGCGCGGGGTGGGATCGGCGCGGTGACGGTGTGCGCCGGGCTTGTCCTTGCCGCTCGCGAAGAGCTGCGCCGTCATGACGAACGAGAGCACGTTCGCGGCGACGAAGAGCCCCCAGAAGTGGCGATGCAGCAGCGTGAGATCGATGAAGCCGAGCCAGGTCCCGACCGCTGCCAGCCCGGCCGTGATCAGGAAGAGCGCGAGCCCGTTCAGCTTGTACGAGATGCGGCTCCCGTCGGACAGCACGACGCCCTGGCGCACCGGTCCTGGCACGATCATCGAGCCGACGAACAGATACAGCACGAACCCCAGCGCGAGCACCGCGCCGAGGAGCAGATTTCCGAGATCGCTGA includes:
- a CDS encoding DUF1295 domain-containing protein; the encoded protein is MHAPLPVSDLGNLLLGAVLALGFVLYLFVGSMIVPGPVRQGVVLSDGSRISYKLNGLALFLITAGLAAVGTWLGFIDLTLLHRHFWGLFVAANVLSFVMTAQLFASGKDKPGAHRHRADPTPRITGVDAHGNATGSAAGTQSALGLIEDLWYGVELNPKWMSLDAKMFSYRPSLIGLALLNMSFAAVQYAKYGELSQAMILYQAFTFVYVFNYFQFEYGMLYTWDIVAERFGFMLVWGDYAFVPFAYSVTGWYLVDETGDLPPWALVALPLMFVLGLWIFRGSNQQKDEFKRDPSVKIWGRPAETIGGKILVSGFWGIGRKLNYTGEILVYWSFVLLAWGESFVPFLLPTWLICLLVHRAWRDDKKCREKYGPLWEQYCKRATFKMIPFVY
- a CDS encoding FAD-dependent oxidoreductase, yielding MRASRSSYDVAVVGGGPVGATTAIAFARRGAKVALLEADPRAARRFAGEWLHPTAVEVLDELRIGHLDGAHARTGYGFVICPDDRSAPIEMPYAEGIALSAEHSEIVEAIRDVARGVPGIEWISMARVTAVEGDLLRCEDRESHTAFELRAGRIIGADGRGSVVRQSLGYRENSTLLSYMAAVELRNCELPFEGFGHVVLGGPGPALFYRISDDVVRGCLDVPVSLGARARTPGFLWDAFHAVLPPKMVPAFRAAIERGPSGWAANRFRPRAEFGRGDTMLVGDALGHVHPMTAIGMTMGMLDARAVARAANVEEYARERRGYIPELLSNALYHCFRREDASATEVRRAMFRTLRASDAERRRTMMILAASDLRRRSFGSAFLKIAAQAIGATVADATKDGDLLRVPGALSQYGEWMQWPAAIAVPRRLRDRYRGESTPTHPIPVLSRFVRTADPLQPPEADEPRASDAADVPVQDAMARTHGVLLTELEAIARVLGSVPDAEVAAPAARMIRVITSGTMRPAMAARMTIARRRLAVEGVPRLIETGSWRTEALADLLLLLLDGTAWGEEPITDLAEGVRALLECQTSHGGFATRTARDIPRDHEGDLEATALACRAIDAVLRRRPSASDADLEGALARAGAWIRARQSEDGSWPAIAKLGGGGAPHVVVRTALALDALIAIDGNPGEPTVRRALKWLAANAAVWSGESASLAHASAVVRALCAARAPSSDAMVRAVRALASAVAREDLAWQDAADVGEALASYDLRRVERPALGRTRAKTGTTTASASVSAEIADADWAYCKQALAEVSRTFSKPIAMLPGKLEVAVTLGYLLCRIADTIEDHPLVDPRDRDRLFAMFLDVLENGADAEPFERAFDTIEHDDPELSLARRSRVVMRVFAAQSDATKDACIRWVSEMARGMNLYSHRRKGDDGFIALHTTSDLERYCYYVAGTVGHLLTDLFVAEIGGDAALELKLREDAEAFASGLQLVNILKDVTDDRERAWSFVPRTAVAAQGITISNLCDDAVRAKAHAAVAPLFDVARRQLDGALRYALSIPPQHTGIRLFCLLPLWMAARTLVVGRGNDAMFVPGQAVKISREEVESIIAECVRFVADDDALRARYARLYDDGATARRASGSASSIANGR